The Candidatus Thiothrix anitrata genome includes the window AACGCCACGTTTTCGGTGGAAAAGCCCGCCTGTTGAATGCGTTGCAAAATCACGCCGATGGAATCCACATCCACCCCATCGCCCTGAATCACGCGCACGCAATCGCTCAACACTTTGTAGCCCTTGCTGTTTACGCGACCACCGAATTCGGCATACAAACGCTCCAGCACTTCCGGCACGATCTCTTCCGGCACGCCGGAATCGGGGCGAATCACCACGGTTGCGCCGCTGTTTTCGACTTGCGCCCGCAATTGCTTGCCCCAAATCTCGGAAACGGCCTGGTAAATGTCGTAGGAATCGGAGACGACCGCGAGCAATTTTCCTGCTTGCCCGAATTGTTGCAGCATATTGGCGTAAGCATCCGCTTCGCCTTCGCGTCCCCATGCGGTAATGGTGGAATGTTCTGCCGCCGGGATCGAAAAGCCTGCCATATCCGCGCCGTAGTATTTACGCGCCGCCAGCAATGCCACGACCGTATCGCCACCCATGAAATTGACTAAATGCGCCATACCGCCGAGGGCGGCGGATTCGTGCGAAGACACCCCACGTGCGCCGAAGTCATGCAGCTTGAACGGCAACTCTGCCGCCGGATTGTCGCAAGTCGTTTCGAGGGATTGGCGAATGGCTTGCTTGACCTGCCATGACAGCGTGGCAACCGTGGTGGGATACCATACCGCCCGCAGCAACGCCGTTTCCAGATAAGAGGTTAGCCAAAACGCTTGCGGGTCAGTATTGCGGATTTGCACCAACGCATTGCCGGTAGGAACTATCATGCCTTCGGGCAATGCTTGGATTTCAATCGGCAAAAAACCACCGTGTTGCTGCACAATTTGTTCCCAGCCTTCACGGAAAAATGGCACGCCGTGCGCGGCAAACAACGCCTCCGCCTCATCAATATCCGCCGTAGTGACAGGCTTGAGCAGGTATTCTTTGATGAACGCCTGCAAACCAAAAAACAGCGTTTGCGGAAATTCCCCGCCGCGTGACTCGATGTAGGACGACACCATTTGCGTCCCCGCAGGGTATTGCAAAAAGTGGCTGGCTTTGTAGCTGTCAGTGTTGAGAATCAAGTTAGTGAACATAGGAAATCCTCCTGTGTTGAGTTAAACGCCGGTCTATCCAGCGTCGGGAGAGAAGTTTTACCCAATCATCGTTTTGATGATCTGAAAATGGTCTTCAAACAGCCGTTCGGGATCAAGGTCGCCCAACGGCATCCAGAAAGCATGTTGCGCATCATCGCCGCCTTTTACCTTCGGCAAGCCGTGCGCATCGGCTTTGAGTTCAATCAGAAACGCATGGGTAATGGTGCGCCCTCGCGCCGAACGGTACGGATCGTCGAACACTTGCTCTTTTACAATCGACCCCGCCAACACGGGTGCAGGTACTTTGATGCGGGTTTCTTCACGCAATTCGCGGATTACCGCATCGCGCAGCTTTTCGTGTGGGTCAAGAAAACCACCGGGTAATGCCCATTGCCCTTTGCCGGGGCGAGCTTTGCGCTCAATCAGCAGGATGTGTCCGGCTTGCACCACCACCGCATCCACGGTAACAAACGTCGGGGCGTAGGGCGCGGCTTCCCACCCCTTACGGTACTGGTTAACAAATTCCCACTCGCTGGCAATGTGCGTAAAAGTGTCAGATTCGCGGAAGGTTTCCAGCCAAGTTTGCACCGCTGGCGGCATCTCGCCATTCGCAGCACCCCGTTGGAAATACTGTTCGCGCAAAGGCGTAGATGACACTCCGCGCACGTTTTCCACCGCGACCGATTGCCATTGCGGAAACATCGACAGGTAATAAGAACTGTGGTCTTTGCTATGCCCAATCAAGCCAATGCGCGGCGCAGCACTGCCGACTTTGGGCGGAAAACGGCAAGTAATGCCGTGCACAGTTTGTTGCACACGGGTAATCCAGCCTTGTTCGTTGTAGGTGTCATCCAACAACGGCGCGAGAATTAAACGTTCGCCCGTCTCAGGAAACGCGGCGCGGATAAAGGTTTCACGCTCGGCAAATGTCCAAGGATTGCGCAAGGTACGCGGTTGGCAACTCGAACCGACCAGCACAATCACGCGCTCGGCACGTTGCAACGCGGTTTCCACCACGGCTTGATGACCCGCATGAAATGGCTGGAAACGACCAATGAAGACCAGAAAGTCAAAATCAGGTTTGAACATGTCAGTAAGCTCCTTACCGCAAATGTTGTTCCCAGTCTATCCGGGAATGAACTCAAGTAAACGCCGCATTAGCCCATGTGTCAAGCCTGATTATTAATCTCTGGTTGCTGTTATTAATCAACTAACCGAATAGCCATGACATCACAAAGTACACCCTTGAGGGTCGCTTCTGCGGTTGATCCCATAAAACCCAGCACACTTTGCTTGCCGCTATTGGCGACAATGACAAGGTCAATGTGGTTTTCTTTGGCAAATTGAATGATGGCTTCACTAGGCTTACCCGTGGTGTGGGTGACTTGCAGGCTTACTTGATCATTGAGCCCAACATCGGCTGCTAAACGTTGAAGTTTTTCTGTCGCCAGTTGTATCTGATTTTGCTTAAGGGCTGGAGGCATACCGAGTTTATCCGTACCCCCGAAAGTGACACTACCTAAGGTTGCATCAGTTAGTATGTGAAGCAGATGCACATGGGCATTATAAAAATTTGCTAGCTCCTCTGCCCGTGCCACGATGCTGTGGCTGGCACGGGTAAAATCAATGGGAACCAATAATTGCTGGTAGGGTTGCATCATGTACTCCTTATGCTGTGTGGTGTAGCTGAATCATGGTATGGATTGTTTACTGCGCAAATGACGTAGATCAATTTTATGGGGGTTGCTTGGGTATTAACGGTAAAAAGTGAATGGGCAAAAAAAAAGCCCGATTAAAAAATCGAGCTTACCGCTATAACCTATAACAAACCTAGCAATTTGTTATAGCGACTACCCTCTACTAGCGGCTTCAAAGTAAACGTTCAATTTCAGGAGAGATTACAGATTTGATAAATCGCAATATGCAGAAAAATTTCTGATGCGTCAACAACTAGTTGATTTAAGTAATATTATAATTAGCTAATGCTGCATTGCAGTAAATTAGTTATGTAGTGGTCAATTGCAGGAAACTTGCATAAGTATCAATAAATCTCCATGCTCTAGCGGAATAACATATTCCCTACTTTTTACCGACAGACGCACCATGTTTGAATACATCAATACTCCACAACAACTTAATGATTTGATGACCCGTTTGGATAACGCTGAATGGGTGACGCTGGATACCGAGTTTATTCGTGAAAAAACCTATTTTCCGCGCCTTTGCCTGATTCAGATTGGCAGTACCGATACGCTGGCGTGCATTGATCCGTTAGCAATTACGGATTTGCGTCCGTTTTTGACTTGGCTACAAGACCCTAAACGCCTGAAAGTGTTACACGCCGCTTGGCAGGATATGGAAATCTTCCACCATTTGGGGCAAGGGGAATTGCCCAGCCCGTTGTTTGATACCCAAATTGCAGCAGCGGTGTTGGGCATGGGTGATCAAATGGGTTACGCCCGTTTGGTGGAAGGCGTTCTGGGCATTACCTTGGATAAATCGCAATCACGCACCGATTGGTCACGCCGCCCCTTGAGCAAAGCCCAACTGGAATACGCGATTGATGACGTGCGCCATTTACGTGATGTCTACCTTGCCTTGCGTGAACAACTGCAACAATTAGGGCGGATGAAGTGGCTGGATAAACCGTTTCAGAAGTTGGCGGATGCCAATACTTACAACATTGATCCGCAAACGTGTTGGGAGCGCATCCGGGGCTTGCAGGTGTTGAAACCGCATCAACTCGCGGTATTGCGTGAATTAGCCGCATGGCGTGAACAACGGGCGTTGCAGAAAGATTTACCACGTCGCTGGTTATTATCGGACGAAATTCTGCTGGATATGGCACGGATGCAACCGAATAGCGCGGAAGGTTTGCGCCATATTCGTGGCTTAAGTGATGAGCAAATCGATCGTGGTGCGGCGGAATGGCTAGGCTGTATTGCGCGGGGTAAAGCGGTGCCGAAGAGCGAGTGGCCGAATCTGCCGCGTCGCCGTAAGCTCGATGAAAACATGAGTGTGGTTGCGGATTTGCTGACGGCGGTCTTGAATCAGATTGCCAATGAAAACGGCATTTCCGCACAAATGATTGCCACCCGTCAGCAACTGGAAAAAATGCTGGAAGAAGGCCGCACCACCCTATCTGATGATTGGCGCGGCGCGTTGGTCAATGATGCGTTTACCGCGCTGCTGTCCGGTAAAGCGCAAGTCAGCGTGCAGCAACAGCGCGTAGTGATTGCCGCTTAAAGAAAACGGCTGATTAAAATCATGTCGTCGTTGATACCTTCCGGGAGCGGAATTCGCATTTTGTGACCGCTGCCGGGGGCAACACTTACGGTTTCACCGTTGAGGTTTTCCATGTGTTCCAGCACGATTTCGCGATTGCCACTCGGTAGCACCCATTCCAAACGGTCGCCAACACTGAAACGGTTTTTCACGTCCAGCTCTACCCAGCCTTGTTCACGGTCAACACGCATGGCTTCGGCAACGAATTGTTGCTGATGCCCCATTGACGCACCTTGCATATAATTTTGGTATTCGTGGGTGTGATGCCGCTCGTAAAAACCATCGGTATAACCCCGATTCGCCAGATTTTCCAACACACCCAGCAAGCGTGGATCAAACGGACGACCCGCCAAGGTATCATCAATCGCTTGTTTATAAGCCTGCGCAGTCCGCGCCACGTAGTAATGGGATTTGGTACGGCCTTCAATTTTGAGGCAATCCACCCCGATTTCGGTGAGCTTTTGGACGTGTTCAATCGCCCGTAAGTCTTTGGAATTCATAATATACGTGCCATGCTCATCTTCCATGACAGGCATTAATTCACCGGGGCGATTGGTTTCTTCGAGGAAATACACCTTGTCGGCGAGCGGGTGGCGTTCTTGATTGCCGCAACTGCCCATGCTTTGCGCTTGATTAAACACATCCATCGACAATACAGCTTCTTTGGGCACAAATTTGCCTTCTGCCGCTTCAACCGCTTCGGAAGCTTTGTATTCCCAACGACACGCATTGGTACAAGTGCCTTGATTCGGATCACGATGGTTGAAATAACCGGACAATAAACAACGCCCTGAATACGCAATGCACAGCGCACCGTGGACGAACACCTCCAGTTCCATGTCGGGGCATTGCTGGCGAATTTCGGCAATTTCATCCAGCGATAATTCCCGCGACAAAATCACGCGGGTTAAACCCAACGCCTGCCAGAATTTGACCGTCGCGTAGTTCACCGTATTGGCTTGCACCGATAAATGCACTGGCATCTGTGGCCAGCGTTCGCGCACCAGCATGATTAAACCGGGGTCAGCCATGATCAAGGCATCAGGGTTCATCGCAATGACCGGCTCAAGATCCGCTAAAAACGTTTTGATTTTACTGTTGTGCGGGGAAATATTTACCGCCACGAAAAACTGCTTACCTAAGGCGTGCGCTTCTGCAATGCCTTGCGCGAGATTTTCATTTTTGAACTCGTTATTGCGCACCCGCAAACTGTAGCGCGGTTGTCCGGCATACACGGCATCCGCACCGTAGGCAAACGCATGGCGCATGGATTTAAGCGTTCCCGCAGGCGCGAGCAGTTCAGGGCGTTTCATGGCAAAGTCCGGTTCGTTACATCAAGGCCGCGATTATACGTGAAATCTGGGCGTAAGCGCAGAAACCATGAGATTGGCAAGCTCGGTGTTCATGCTCTACAATCTATACAATAACTTTTTTAAAGTGTGGATTTGTATAATGTTAGCGCGTTATTTGACCTCTACTGTACAGCGTTTGGCTGCATCTTTCCCTATTGTCACCATTACCGGCCCGCGCCAATCGGGAAAGACAACCTTAGCCCGCACGGTGTTTGCGGATAAACCTTACGTTACGTTGGAGGATCCGCTTGAGCGTGAGTTTGCGCAGGAAGATCCACGGGGATTTTTAGCACGTTTTGCTAACGGGGCGATTTTTGACGAGGCGCAACGCTGGCCTGCCTTGTTTTCTCACCTGCAAAGTCGGGTGGATGAGGATCGCCGGGCGGGGCGTTTTATCCTGACGGGTTCGCAACAGTTTGGGTTGTTGGTAGGTGTTTCTCAGTCCTTAGCGGGACGGGCGGGAATCACTCGGTTGTTGCCACTGATGGCGGGAGAAATCCCGGCGGTGGCAGAGAAGCGTTTGGGCATCAATCAGTTGATGTTAACTGGCGGCTATCCTGCATTGCATACCCAAGCGATATTGCCACAAGATTGGTTCGCAAGTTACGTGGCGACTTACGTTGAACGTGATGTGCGCCAGGTGATGAATGTCCAAGATTTGACGACATTTCAGCGTTTTTTGCGCTTGTGTGCGGGGCGCACGGGGCAATTACTGAATTTTACTGGTTTAGCATCGGAAGCGGGGATTTCCCAAACGACGGCACGTGCTTGGATGTCGGTACTGGAATCCAGTGGTTTGGTGCATTTACTCCCGCCTTATCATCGTAATTTTGGTAAGCGTTTGGTTAAAACCCCGAAGTTATATTTTCTGGATACGGGGTTAGCTTGTTGGTTGTTGGGCATTCGCTCCGAAGAGGTGCTGGCATTGCATCCCTTGCGTGGGGAGTTATTTGAAACATGGGTAGTGAGCGAGTTTTTAAAATCCCGTTATAACCTTGGACATTCTCCTGATCTTTATTTCTGGCGGGATAATAATGGCGTAGAAGCTGACATTGTGTTTGAAGTTGATACGCGCTTGCAGGTGGTTGAAATTAAGTCGGGTCAGACTGTCACCAGTGATTATATTAAAGCGGGGAAACGTGCCGCCGCTTTTGCCGGGGAAGTTGCATTAATGCCTTGGTTGGTACACGGCGGTGACGATAATTATCAGCGCAGTGGGGTTGATGTCATTGGTTGGCGGGCATTGGGTGAAAAATTGCTGAGCAGCAAATGATAGCTGATTGCTTGTTTCATTAGCGTTGCAACACGTCCCAATGAACCTCGACCTCACCCTTATCACCCGCGATATAAGCAGAATCGCCGGTAATTGTGATCGACAAATCCATCGTGCGGCTCACCAATGCCGCCAGTGCTTCAATCTCTTCTGCGGGGAAGCGGTAAAACGCCGCATCCAACTGGCTAAACTTTTTCACATTTTGTGACCACCAGACATCCGACTTGCTGTTAAAGCTGTAAACACGCACCGCTCGCGCCCGATGCGTCGCCTTTTTGACGCGCTCTGGCGTGGGTTCGCCCAAATCAATCCACAGGGCGATTTGTTCATCCATTGTGCGAACCCAGATGGCGGGTTCTTCCACGTCTTCCAGCCCTTTGGTCAGCTCAATTCCTTCCTGAGCATTGAGGCAATACGCCAGAATCCGCACCATCATGCGCTCCAGCGTTTCGGAGGGGTGTTGGGCAATGGTCAGATTCAGGGAATCGTAGTAATTGCGTTCCATATCCGATAACGAAATTCTGGCTTTGTAAATGGTTGGTTTGATTGCCACGGTGAACCTTGTCTGTTGGGTTGCGGTGAAGGATGCGTGCACATACTAACATTACAGCGGAAAAACATCTGAAGGTTGCATCAATTTTCCTGAACTCAAATAACGAACTAAAAACGAACCACTGATTGCTAAAGGGAAATCATAAGCATAAAATGCAAAAAAGTTTCCCGTGGAGTCAATCATGTACGAAGTCAGAGCGTCAACGGTGTTGCAGTGTCTTGAAGAGGCTGCGCACTACTACAACCATTCCGAGATTGCTGAAAAGCTGGGAGTTAACCCCAGCACCGTCGGACGCTGGCTAAAACATGAAACAGAGCCGAAACATGGCATTCTGTATGGTCTGCAACAGATGTTAATGCCGTTTGGCAAACCGGCGGACAGTGCCGATTTCACCTTCATCGACCTGTTTGCGGGAATTGGCGGCATTCGCAAGGCATTTGAGCTGAACGGGGGACGCTGCGTATTTACCAGTGAATGGGATGCTTACGCCCAACGTACCTACCACGCCAACTTTGCCGATGGGCAACCCATTGCCGGGGATATTACCGCGATACCCGAAGCGAACATTCCGGCACATGACGTACTATTAGCCGGTTTTCCCTGCCAGCCGTTTTCGATTGCGGGAGTCTCGAAGAAAAATGCCCTTGGACGGGCGCACGGTTTTGAGGATGAAACTCAAGGCACGCTGTTTTTCGATGTGGCACGTATTATCAAAGCCAAACGCCCCGGTGCATTCCTGCTGGAAAACGTCAAGAATCTGCAATCCCATGACAAGGGCAATACGTTCCGTATCATCCTGCACACCTTGCGGGAAGAACTTGGCTATCAGGTTCACTGGACAACCATTGATGGGCAGCACTGGACACCCCAGCACCGTGAACGCACGGTCATTGTCGGTTTCCGCGAACCAACCGCATTTAG containing:
- a CDS encoding ATP-binding protein, whose amino-acid sequence is MLARYLTSTVQRLAASFPIVTITGPRQSGKTTLARTVFADKPYVTLEDPLEREFAQEDPRGFLARFANGAIFDEAQRWPALFSHLQSRVDEDRRAGRFILTGSQQFGLLVGVSQSLAGRAGITRLLPLMAGEIPAVAEKRLGINQLMLTGGYPALHTQAILPQDWFASYVATYVERDVRQVMNVQDLTTFQRFLRLCAGRTGQLLNFTGLASEAGISQTTARAWMSVLESSGLVHLLPPYHRNFGKRLVKTPKLYFLDTGLACWLLGIRSEEVLALHPLRGELFETWVVSEFLKSRYNLGHSPDLYFWRDNNGVEADIVFEVDTRLQVVEIKSGQTVTSDYIKAGKRAAAFAGEVALMPWLVHGGDDNYQRSGVDVIGWRALGEKLLSSK
- a CDS encoding nicotinate phosphoribosyltransferase, whose protein sequence is MFTNLILNTDSYKASHFLQYPAGTQMVSSYIESRGGEFPQTLFFGLQAFIKEYLLKPVTTADIDEAEALFAAHGVPFFREGWEQIVQQHGGFLPIEIQALPEGMIVPTGNALVQIRNTDPQAFWLTSYLETALLRAVWYPTTVATLSWQVKQAIRQSLETTCDNPAAELPFKLHDFGARGVSSHESAALGGMAHLVNFMGGDTVVALLAARKYYGADMAGFSIPAAEHSTITAWGREGEADAYANMLQQFGQAGKLLAVVSDSYDIYQAVSEIWGKQLRAQVENSGATVVIRPDSGVPEEIVPEVLERLYAEFGGRVNSKGYKVLSDCVRVIQGDGVDVDSIGVILQRIQQAGFSTENVAFGMGGGLLQKVNRDTLRFAMKASAMQINGAWRDVYKQPVTDSGKHSKRGRLAVIRDAGVIKTVREDALSWESNLLRPVFRNGELLVDDGFDVIRTRSNQA
- a CDS encoding universal stress protein, which gives rise to MMQPYQQLLVPIDFTRASHSIVARAEELANFYNAHVHLLHILTDATLGSVTFGGTDKLGMPPALKQNQIQLATEKLQRLAADVGLNDQVSLQVTHTTGKPSEAIIQFAKENHIDLVIVANSGKQSVLGFMGSTAEATLKGVLCDVMAIRLVD
- a CDS encoding bifunctional nicotinamide-nucleotide adenylyltransferase/Nudix hydroxylase, which codes for MFKPDFDFLVFIGRFQPFHAGHQAVVETALQRAERVIVLVGSSCQPRTLRNPWTFAERETFIRAAFPETGERLILAPLLDDTYNEQGWITRVQQTVHGITCRFPPKVGSAAPRIGLIGHSKDHSSYYLSMFPQWQSVAVENVRGVSSTPLREQYFQRGAANGEMPPAVQTWLETFRESDTFTHIASEWEFVNQYRKGWEAAPYAPTFVTVDAVVVQAGHILLIERKARPGKGQWALPGGFLDPHEKLRDAVIRELREETRIKVPAPVLAGSIVKEQVFDDPYRSARGRTITHAFLIELKADAHGLPKVKGGDDAQHAFWMPLGDLDPERLFEDHFQIIKTMIG
- the trhP gene encoding prephenate-dependent tRNA uridine(34) hydroxylase TrhP, which codes for MKRPELLAPAGTLKSMRHAFAYGADAVYAGQPRYSLRVRNNEFKNENLAQGIAEAHALGKQFFVAVNISPHNSKIKTFLADLEPVIAMNPDALIMADPGLIMLVRERWPQMPVHLSVQANTVNYATVKFWQALGLTRVILSRELSLDEIAEIRQQCPDMELEVFVHGALCIAYSGRCLLSGYFNHRDPNQGTCTNACRWEYKASEAVEAAEGKFVPKEAVLSMDVFNQAQSMGSCGNQERHPLADKVYFLEETNRPGELMPVMEDEHGTYIMNSKDLRAIEHVQKLTEIGVDCLKIEGRTKSHYYVARTAQAYKQAIDDTLAGRPFDPRLLGVLENLANRGYTDGFYERHHTHEYQNYMQGASMGHQQQFVAEAMRVDREQGWVELDVKNRFSVGDRLEWVLPSGNREIVLEHMENLNGETVSVAPGSGHKMRIPLPEGINDDMILISRFL
- a CDS encoding YaeQ family protein, which translates into the protein MAIKPTIYKARISLSDMERNYYDSLNLTIAQHPSETLERMMVRILAYCLNAQEGIELTKGLEDVEEPAIWVRTMDEQIALWIDLGEPTPERVKKATHRARAVRVYSFNSKSDVWWSQNVKKFSQLDAAFYRFPAEEIEALAALVSRTMDLSITITGDSAYIAGDKGEVEVHWDVLQR
- the dcm gene encoding DNA (cytosine-5-)-methyltransferase; protein product: MYEVRASTVLQCLEEAAHYYNHSEIAEKLGVNPSTVGRWLKHETEPKHGILYGLQQMLMPFGKPADSADFTFIDLFAGIGGIRKAFELNGGRCVFTSEWDAYAQRTYHANFADGQPIAGDITAIPEANIPAHDVLLAGFPCQPFSIAGVSKKNALGRAHGFEDETQGTLFFDVARIIKAKRPGAFLLENVKNLQSHDKGNTFRIILHTLREELGYQVHWTTIDGQHWTPQHRERTVIVGFREPTAFSWDALQLPGKGRITLGNILHKTDGSEPVLEHDEGRYFDHANRKIHDKYTLTNNLWKYLQDYSDKHKAKGNGFGFGLAYANSVTRTLSARYYKDGSEILVWQGENKNPRRLTPRECARLMGYPDTFRIPVSDTRAYKQFGNSVVMPVFREVARVMKPWIMQQTYKPLMADIWINQNDSTPLFVMETDYVVSRNDSRTYG
- the rnd gene encoding ribonuclease D, encoding MFEYINTPQQLNDLMTRLDNAEWVTLDTEFIREKTYFPRLCLIQIGSTDTLACIDPLAITDLRPFLTWLQDPKRLKVLHAAWQDMEIFHHLGQGELPSPLFDTQIAAAVLGMGDQMGYARLVEGVLGITLDKSQSRTDWSRRPLSKAQLEYAIDDVRHLRDVYLALREQLQQLGRMKWLDKPFQKLADANTYNIDPQTCWERIRGLQVLKPHQLAVLRELAAWREQRALQKDLPRRWLLSDEILLDMARMQPNSAEGLRHIRGLSDEQIDRGAAEWLGCIARGKAVPKSEWPNLPRRRKLDENMSVVADLLTAVLNQIANENGISAQMIATRQQLEKMLEEGRTTLSDDWRGALVNDAFTALLSGKAQVSVQQQRVVIAA